In one window of Pseudobdellovibrionaceae bacterium DNA:
- a CDS encoding protein BatD, with protein sequence MAKIGRSLLGVLVFVWSVVAFADVKVTAELDRQKVNQGETFNYIITVESTDSVSVGEPRLPSLTGVSLLDASKSSSSSTSFINGKFEYLQTLRYVYVLQAEQVGKHQIGTTEVVVDSKSYLTAAVNVEVVAGGAPAPPIAGGGGAPQSFDPFADDIFDQLLQRGNPPGGFKTQPVNPNEAFFIQVDVDKSKVYEGEQVTASWYLYTRGNVLTIDTLKYPSLNGFWKEDIEVATRLDFTNEMYDGVVYRKALLASYALFPIKSGQGMIDPYKARCQVITPSNFGLRRANYYTKSSKPVKVEILPLPKEGQPADFTGAVGQFEVTAKLDSEVAKVDQPVTLLVRFDGKGNAKLIDLPTIDFPSHFEVYDTQKESHFEKDGSSHKEFKVLLIPRQQGDYEIPSFSVSFFDPDRESYYTKTIPSLPIKVAPGDGTKAISDAPLAETGAGEKLPAIVEPPLSLAWSSGPLLTKTQRATLWSAVFSFILLFLGWQSRMELGWGRKRQDLEQLLRLRLKVVHQHLDKGDWRQVGVSVMNTMYMVLGEVSGEKGASEEIEKMFLKAPPSVRREVAEPLQKLMQSFEVLAFAPESVVGPLKDPKKLKDLVQAVDKVLFKAVRLGVGTEEMDSSAKSEKNV encoded by the coding sequence GTGGCAAAGATTGGTAGAAGCCTATTGGGTGTATTGGTTTTTGTGTGGAGTGTTGTTGCCTTTGCCGATGTAAAGGTGACGGCCGAGCTGGATCGCCAAAAGGTGAACCAGGGTGAGACTTTTAATTACATCATCACTGTTGAATCCACTGACAGCGTTTCTGTCGGTGAACCCAGGTTGCCCAGTCTAACCGGAGTGAGTTTGCTAGATGCCTCTAAGTCATCAAGTAGTTCCACAAGTTTCATTAATGGTAAGTTCGAGTATTTGCAGACCTTACGCTATGTCTATGTGTTGCAAGCCGAGCAAGTGGGCAAACACCAAATCGGCACCACAGAAGTTGTGGTCGATAGCAAAAGTTACCTGACCGCAGCTGTAAATGTAGAAGTGGTGGCTGGTGGTGCACCGGCGCCCCCGATTGCCGGTGGTGGCGGGGCACCTCAGTCCTTTGACCCCTTTGCCGACGATATCTTTGATCAGTTACTCCAACGCGGCAACCCTCCCGGAGGTTTTAAGACCCAGCCGGTCAATCCCAATGAAGCATTTTTTATTCAAGTGGATGTGGATAAATCGAAGGTTTACGAAGGAGAACAGGTCACAGCGTCTTGGTATCTTTATACCAGAGGTAACGTGTTGACCATCGATACGCTGAAGTATCCCAGTCTCAATGGATTTTGGAAAGAAGACATCGAAGTGGCCACAAGACTCGATTTTACAAATGAAATGTATGATGGCGTGGTTTATAGAAAAGCGTTGCTGGCTTCTTATGCCCTGTTCCCGATTAAGTCTGGTCAGGGCATGATTGACCCCTACAAGGCCAGATGCCAAGTGATCACGCCTTCAAATTTTGGATTGAGGCGCGCTAATTATTATACAAAAAGCAGCAAGCCGGTGAAAGTTGAGATTTTGCCCTTACCCAAAGAGGGGCAGCCTGCGGATTTTACCGGTGCTGTCGGACAGTTTGAAGTCACAGCAAAGTTAGATAGTGAGGTCGCAAAGGTCGATCAGCCTGTGACTCTGTTGGTTCGTTTTGATGGCAAGGGCAATGCGAAGTTGATTGATTTGCCCACCATTGATTTTCCTTCACACTTTGAAGTCTATGACACGCAAAAAGAAAGTCATTTTGAAAAAGATGGGTCGAGCCATAAAGAATTTAAAGTGCTGTTGATTCCGAGGCAGCAGGGAGATTATGAAATCCCGTCGTTTAGTGTGAGCTTTTTTGATCCAGACAGAGAGAGTTACTACACGAAGACCATACCGAGCCTACCGATAAAGGTCGCGCCCGGTGATGGAACTAAGGCCATTTCAGACGCGCCCCTTGCCGAGACCGGAGCTGGCGAAAAATTGCCAGCCATTGTGGAGCCGCCATTGAGTCTTGCGTGGTCCAGTGGGCCACTACTAACAAAAACTCAGCGGGCCACGCTATGGAGTGCTGTTTTTTCTTTTATTCTCTTGTTCTTGGGTTGGCAAAGTCGCATGGAGTTAGGTTGGGGTCGTAAGCGCCAAGATTTAGAACAGCTTTTAAGACTGCGTCTGAAAGTGGTGCATCAACACCTAGACAAAGGTGATTGGCGTCAGGTGGGTGTGAGTGTAATGAACACAATGTATATGGTGTTGGGCGAAGTCTCTGGGGAAAAGGGCGCCAGTGAAGAAATCGAAAAAATGTTTTTAAAAGCCCCGCCCAGTGTTAGGCGTGAAGTGGCCGAGCCTTTACAGAAACTCATGCAGTCCTTTGAAGTGCTGGCCTTTGCTCCTGAGTCTGTCGTGGGGCCGTTAAAAGATCCTAAAAAACTTAAAGATTTGGTGCAAGCCGTAGACAAGGTCTTATTTAAGGCCGTACGCTTAGGTGTAGGTACGGAGGAGATGGATTCTTCCGCCAAATCGGAGAAAAATGTTTAG